A portion of the Corticium candelabrum chromosome 5, ooCorCand1.1, whole genome shotgun sequence genome contains these proteins:
- the LOC134179760 gene encoding protein cornichon homolog 4-like, with product MGPDSMVFIFELIASTLLMFLTVYFIICLSDLECDYLNASSCCRKLNKLVVPEAAGHVFATLFLIIGFHYWIILLNVPLIVWHFYCISHIPKGNTGRYDPTEIHNRNVLRNFQKEAFVKLAWYLILFFVYLYSMIYSLVKGE from the exons ATGGGTCCCGACTCTATGGTTTTTATATTCGAGCTGATAGCGTCAACCCTGTTGATGTTTCTCACAGTTTACTTC ATAATTTGTCTCTCCGATTTGGAATGTGACTACTTAAATGCGTCATCGTGTTGTAGAAAGCTAAACAAG ttgGTCGTACCTGAAGCTGCTGGTCACGTTTTTGCAACTCTATTCTTGATTATTGGATTTCATTACTGGATAATATTGTTAAACGTTCCTCTAATAGTATGGCATTTCTATTG TATTTCTCATATTCCCAAGGGCAACACGGGAAGATATGATCCGACAGAGATTCACAACAGGAATGTGTTGAGAAACTTCCAGAAAGAGGCGTTTGTCAAGCTTGCTTGGTACCTCATCCTCTTCTTTGTCTATCTATACAG TATGATCTATTCTTTGGTGAAGGGCGAGTAA
- the LOC134179758 gene encoding protein FAM161A-like — MATHFDSKLTHLAVTSPLDSKTGRSSSRRQRRNVTLAAKFSQSPTNDTQAQVQPSDLSQLSHPQAEDEVYGTIQSRDVTTDEIYEQLQRMKFEHRKTLRQIEAVYNRARGLADTQTNLTYRESEERIETTDEDERQEPVTALENTQQTGDCGKETECDESVGCSVENGSSDGTDTPWMDDDEEADWRTLRWMAEDKLVDMSQDHQQTEETDRDESSGTESLEEDKHQPEETSGFSSQIDDESPIVKAVQDMWQDFSVDDYRFEDDNKRSQSDETKWFPQITIPEPFQMTIREETKALKTGKKKSKVAEELEEKRLQKEAEEEAELRKKFKARPMPASAMVPLYEEMQERDEMRRAHMKAMSRQLLQSTEKPFSFIKREQKRKLQRRQAALQKLAESQVCHTRVTKARPVPKEIFDPHIDEEIKEEEEYRRIRIKMRAEEMLAKASLPSSMKVKGRHYTVGNLRYNLLKNREKQAFLTEDHRFHPKVNQAVPDFDEQREKFDQEMAALKRENQTTTVEPFYLRTELIPSHKQRVLNDIEQDKDTLPETRWPFTLPRKRVHLHPGTTYIASPDSMISRSTKSSELRENSTRSSLNETQLKENREKAEELHLAAKQRLLAKAVAKKSKVNDHRDHLKRSSRQKLIEFLENDQERKIEYRRELEEMEDRLSRRPFLFERESQINARRAAQLKYTRALRNAGLDDRTIDELDGYKDDSRQASVALARGRRLEQVEDYHQDSDQDDSDSA, encoded by the coding sequence ATGGCTACACATTTCGACAGCAAACTCACTCATTTAGCTGTTACTTCTCCTCTAGATTCAAAGACAGGCCGTTCTTCATCGAGAAGGCAAAGACGGAACGTCACTTTAGCAGCCAAGTTTTCCCAATCTCCAACAAATGACACACAAGCTCAAGTCCAACCGTCCGATCTCAGCCAGTTGAGCCATCCACAAGCTGAAGATGAAGTGTACGGGACTATTCAGAGCCGCGATGTGACGACAGACGAGATTTACGAGCAACTTCAAAGGATGAAATTCGAACACAGAAAAACTCTTCGTCAGATAGAAGCGGTTTATAACAGAGCTCGTGGTCTAGCGGATACTCAAACAAACTTGACGTACAGAGAGTCAGAagaaagaatagaaacaacagatgaagatgaacgTCAAGAGCCTGTGACTGCACTTGAAAACACGCAGCAAACAGGAGATTGTGGGAAGGAGACAGAATGTGATGAAAGTGTTGGTTGTAGTGTAGAGAATGGCTCATCTGATGGAACGGATACGCCTTGGATGGATGACGACGAGGAGGCTGACTGGAGAACACTTCGATGGATGGCTGAAGATAAACTCGTTGACATGTCGCAAGATCATCAGCAAACGgaagagacagatagagatGAGTCATCTGGGACTGAGAGTTTAGAGGAAGACAAACATCAACCAGAAGAGACAAGTGGATTTAGCTCCCAAATAGATGATGAATCACCAATTGTTAAGGCTGTGCAGGACATGTGGCAGGATTTCTCAGTAGATGATTATCGGTTTGAGGATGATAATAAAAGAAGTCAGTCTGATGAAACCAAATGGTTTCCTCAGATCACCATACCAGAGCCATTTCAGATGACAATACGAGAGGAAACAAAAGCCCTTAAAACTGGAAAGAAGAAATCAAAGGTGGCCGAAGAGCTGGAAGAGAAGCGGCTGCAAAAAGAAGCGGAAGAAGAAGCCGAACTAAGAAAGAAGTTCAAAGCACGGCCAATGCCAGCGAGTGCAATGGTTCCTCTATATGAAGAGATGCAAGAGAGGGATGAGATGAGAAGAGCTCACATGAAAGCAATGAGCAGGCAACTTCTTCAATCAACTGAAAAACCATTTAGTTTTATAAAGAGAGAACAAAAGAGAAAGCTGCAGCGTCGGCAAGCAGCTCTTCAAAAACTTGCAGAGAGTCAAGTGTGTCATACAAGAGTAACGAAAGCCAGGCCTGTCCCTAAAGAAATATTTGATCCTCACATTGACGAGGAAAttaaagaagaagaagagtaCAGGAGAATACGGATTAAAATGAGAGCTGAAGAAATGTTGGCAAAAGCCTCTCTGCCATCCAGCATGAAGGTAAAAGGCAGACACTATACTGTGGGCAACCTTCGATATAACCTCTTGAAAAATAGAGAAAAACAAGCTTTTCTAACTGAGGACCATCGATTTCATCCAAAAGTCAATCAGGCTGTGCCTGATTTTGATGAGCAGCGTGAAAAGTTTGATCAAGAAATGGCAGCTCTTAAACGGGAGAATCAAACGACAACAGTGGAGCCGTTCTATTTACGTACAGAATTGATACCAAGTCACAAGCAACGTGTGTTGAATGACATAGAACAAGACAAGGACACTCTTCCTGAAACGCGATGGCCTTTTACTTTACCACGTAAACGAGTTCATCTACACCCCGGAACGACGTATATTGCCTCACCAGATAGTATGATCTCGAGGTCAACCAAATcttctgagttgagagagaaCAGCACACGAAGCAGTCTGAATGAAACTCAACTGAAAGAGAACAGAGAGAAGGCAGAAGAGTTGCATCTTGCAGCCAAACAGAGATTACTAGCGAAAGCAGTTGCTAAGAAGTCAAAGGTCAATGATCACAGAGACCACTTGAAACGATCTTCAAGGCAAAAGCTGATTGAATTCTTAGAGAATGACCAAGAGAGAAAGATAGAATACAGACGGGAACTAGAAGAGATGGAGGATCGTCTCAGTAGGAGACCATTTCTATTCGAACGAGAATCTCAAATCAATGCTCGACGTGCAGCACAACTGAAATACACAAGAGCACTGAGAAATGCTGGACTAGACGACAGAACAATTGACGAGCTTGATGGATACAAGGATGACAGCCGACAGGCTTCAGTAGCTCTAGCAAGAGGAAGACGATTAGAACAGGTTGAAGATTATCATCAAGACAGTGACCAAGATGACAGTGACTCAgcttaa